In Oscillospiraceae bacterium, the genomic window GAGTACAAAAGGATTTTTTACAGAAATAGGAAAGAACTTGATTTGTCAGGGATTATACCTAAAAGTCAAGAAAATCTTAAAATAGCTCTCGAAAAGGAAACTCTAATTGTTTCACTTGGCGCAAAGCTGAAAATTGCCAAATTAAAGTTGATCCGCGACTGGTTTTTGGATAACGAATTTGCTGACTTTGGGCGCCCTGTCGAGAATTTCTTTTTATCGGAACTTCTGCCAGATGATTTTGTTAAGAGCAAAGACGTCCAGCAAAAAGTCGTAAATTATTTCTCTGCATTTGATCCTTCTATTATAAGCTTTGAAGTCGAAAGGTTAGAAGATAGTGACGATAAAAAGTCTTCAGAAGTACGAATCGATGCAATTCATAAAATGATAGCTTCTGACGAAACGACAACAATTCCGTTGAAGTTAGAATCGGCAGGTACACTAAAAATGTTTGCTCTGTATCCCTTGTTGCAGAAAGTGCTGGAAACGAGTGGTGTGTTGTTTGTAGATGAATTAAATGCACGACTCCACCCACTTCTCGTCCGGACTTTTATTATTACTTTCCTGAATCCAGACACAAACCCAAATCACGCTCAACTTTTGTTCACGTCTCACGATTCGTGGCAGCTCAATAGCAATATTTTGCGTCGTGATGAAGTATGGTTTACCGAAAAAACAGACACGGGTATTTCCAGCCTCTACTCATTGGCGGATTTTGTTGATGAAGATGGAGTTAAAATTCGAAAGGATGAAAACTACGAAAAGAATTATCTGCTGGGG contains:
- a CDS encoding ATP-binding protein gives rise to the protein MLLQFNFKNFKSFRDDTTLDLTATKISEYSNHVIAVGNENVLPVAAIFGANASGKSNVQEAFRYMSTYVVSSFSYGGDESWKKSKSEFLQPTPFLFDANSKDAESSFEVYFISSKEAGAKIYNYGFTVDQVGINEEWLNYRSKSSRSEYKRIFYRNRKELDLSGIIPKSQENLKIALEKETLIVSLGAKLKIAKLKLIRDWFLDNEFADFGRPVENFFLSELLPDDFVKSKDVQQKVVNYFSAFDPSIISFEVERLEDSDDKKSSEVRIDAIHKMIASDETTTIPLKLESAGTLKMFALYPLLQKVLETSGVLFVDELNARLHPLLVRTFIITFLNPDTNPNHAQLLFTSHDSWQLNSNILRRDEVWFTEKTDTGISSLYSLADFVDEDGVKIRKDENYEKNYLLGKYGAIPTMKCFDIFKGE